From a single Nicotiana tomentosiformis chromosome 2, ASM39032v3, whole genome shotgun sequence genomic region:
- the LOC104100357 gene encoding homeobox-leucine zipper protein MERISTEM L1-like, whose product MFNGNMFDSHHHLLDMSAHNKTPENEMDFIRDEEFESKSGTDIMEAPNSGDDQDPNQRPNKKKRYHRHTQHQIQEMESFFKECPHPDDKQRKELGKRLALEPLQVKFWFQNKRTQMKAQHERSENTQLRNENEKLRAENIRYKEALSNAACPNCGGPAAIGEMSFDEQHLRIENARLREEIDRISGIAAKYVGGKPLLNFPQIPPPEASCSLDLGFRPQSSLLGEMYSAGDLLRTAISGLTDSEKPIVIELAVAAMEELIRMAQSGEPLWLPSPNINSTEILSEEEYVRNFPRGIGPNPLALKSEASRESAVVIMNHINLVEILMDVNQWTNVFAGLVSKAMTLEVLSTGVAGNYNGALQVMTAEFQVPSPLVPTRENYFVRYCKQHADGTWAVVDVSLDNLRPTSVSRCRRRPSGCLIQELPNGYSKVTWVEHVEVDEKAVHSIYKPLVNSGLAFGAKRWVATLDRQCERLASAMANNIPTGDVGIITSPAGRKSMLKLAERMVMSFCAGVGASTTHTWTTLSGSGADDVRVMTRKSIDDPGRPPGIVLSAATSFWLPVSPKRVFDFLRDENSRSEWDILSNGGLVQEMAHIANGRDPGNCVSLLRVNSGNSNQSNMLILQESSTDSTGSYVIYAPVDIVAMNVVLSGGDPDYVALLPSGFAILPDGSLTNHSGDNPEVIGNSGGSLLTVAFQILVDSVPTAKLSLGSVATVNSLIKCTVERIKTAVTCENA is encoded by the exons ATGTTTAATGGAAACATGTTTGATAGCCACCATCATTTGCTAGATATGTCCGCCCATaataaaacaccagaaaatgAGATGGACTTTATTCGAGATGAAGAATTCGAGAGCAAGTCAGGTACTGATATCATGGAAGCTCCTAATTCAGGTGATGATCAAGATCCAAATCAGCGTCCAAATAAGAAGAAGCGTTACCACCGCCATACTCAGCATCAAATTCAAGAAATGGAATC TTTTTTCAAAGAATGCCCTCACCCTGAcgataaacaaagaaaagaattgGGAAAACGACTCGCGTTGGAGCCTTTGCAAGTGAAGTTTTGGTTCCAAAACAAGCGCACTCAAATGAAG GCACAACATGAACGATCTGAGAACACACAATTGAGGAATGAAAATGAGAAGCTACGAGCTGAGAACATAAGATATAAAGAAGCACTCAGCAATGCAGCATGCCCAAATTGTGGAGGGCCTGCAGCCATAGGCGAGATGTCCTTtgatgagcagcacttgaggattgaAAATGCTCGTCTTAGAGAAGAG ATTGACAGGATATCTGGAATTGCTGCGAAATATGTTGGAGGGAAACCACTGCTTAATTTTCCTCAAATTCCTCCTCCCGAAGCATCTTGTTCTCTGGATCTTGGTTTTAGGCCTCAATCAAGCCTACTTGGAGAAATGTACAGTGCTGGTGACCTTCTTAGAACTGCAATATCAGGCCTTACAGATTCTGAGAAGCCCATTGTTATTGAACTTGCTGTTGCTGCAATGGAGGAACTTATTAGAATGGCTCAATCTGGAGAACCCTTATGGTTGCCAAGCCCAAACATCAATTCTACTGAGATTTTAAGTGAGGAGGAATATGTCAGAAATTTCCCTCGAGGGATTGGTCCAAATCCATTGGCACTAAAATCTGAAGCCTCACGAGAATCAGCAGTAGTTATTATGAACCATATTAATTTAGTTGAAATTTTGATGGATGTG AACCAATGGACCAATGTTTTTGCTGGCCTAGTATCAAAAGCAATGACCCTTGAAGTATTGTCAACTGGCGTAGCAGGAAATTACAATGGAGCTTTACAAGTG ATGACAGCCGAGTTCCAGGTTCCTTCTCCACTTGTTCCAACTCGCGAGAACTATTTTGTGAGATATTGTAAGCAACATGCTGATGGGACTTGGGCAGTGGTTGATGTTTCCCTTGACAATTTACGCCCTACTTCAGTGTCGCGCTGCAGAAGAAGGCCATCCGGTTGTTTAATTCAAGAATTGCCAAATGGTTATTCCAAG GTTACGTGGGTTGAACACGTTGAAGTGGATGAAAAAGCTGTCCACAGCATTTACAAACCTCTTGTCAATTCAGGCCTTGCATTTGGAGCAAAACGCTGGGTGGCAACATTAGATAGACAATGTGAACGGCTTGCAAGTGCAATGGCTAATAACATCCCAACAGGAGATGTTGGAA TCATCACAAGTCCAGCTGGACGAAAAAGCATGTTAAAACTGGCTGAGAGAATGGTGATGAGTTTTTGTGCTGGTGTTGGTGCCTCGACAACTCACACGTGGACAACATTGTCTGGAAGTGGTGCCGATGATGTTAGAGTCATGACTAGGAAGAGTATAGATGATCCAGGGAGACCTCCTGGTATAGTCCTGAGTGCTGCAACATCTTTTTGGCTTCCAGTTTCTCCTAAGAGAGTTTTTGATTTTCTCCGCGACGAAAACTCTAGAAGTGAG TGGGATATTCTTTCAAATGGAGGGCTTGTTCAAGAAATGGCACATATTGCAAATGGTCGTGATCCTGGAAACTGCGTATCTCTACTCCGTGTTAAT AGTGGAAACTCAAACCAGAGTAATATGTTGATACTCCAAGAGAGCTCCACTGATTCAACAGGCTCTTATGTTATTTATGCACCAGTCGATATTGTTGCCATGAATGTGGTGTTAAGTGGTGGTGACCCTGACTATGTTGCTCTCCTACCATCTGGTTTTGCTATCCTTCCAGACGGATCATTGACAAATCATAGTGGAGATAATCCAGAGGTTATTGGTAATAGTGGTGGATCTTTATTAACTGTTGCATTTCAGATATTGGTTGATTCAGTCCCTACTGCAAAACTTTCCCTTGGATCAGTGGCAACTGTTAATAGTCTCATAAAGTGCACTGTTGAAAGGATTAAAACAGCTGTAACGTGTGAAAATGCTTGA
- the LOC138905155 gene encoding COP1-interactive protein 1-like: protein MAEDSELWDVICDDPFIPMKTIGEPAVTVPKSRKEYSDADRKSIEKNFRAKKILICGIGQDEYNRILACQSAKEIWEALQTAHEGTTQVKQSKIDMLTTEYELFKMKDDESIQDIHTRFTSIINELHSLGEIIPRNKLDRKTLSVLPSSWERKVNAIMGENDLQKLTIDELIGNLKTYEMKKKKDHERREPKREKNLVLKIDNNESSDEGADMAYLTKRFQNMVRRIGGIPKKGSSSKPRGYYLCHKCGNPVHFIKDCPLLKQDQYKHNIDKITKRNPVPDKRFKRKEAVDNVVKQAPAAWGDSSMMAVKSEGADYDSIFALMAKSDDDDDNDDDEVNFLGVQRNLKSYSQKELISLGNILIDAYHNLINDKNSLTIELGEVENERDGLVVIVADLKETIENLVKEKSVLMKKVENIENERDDLLVIIMDLKETTEKLKRGNSSETVRKGKEVASEIHIKLENELQSVKSSLCAELERNRQLQEDLGRAKNDLEKSLKWTWFSDTIAAMYTSNGGNMQGVRFQREKTPYNPHSKYVTVPDTVFALTVETLVTLKKTGAVKGSSQKWYMDSGCSKHMTGNIDDFLSLKALQGGSVSFDNGKKGYILGVGRIGKSLTHSIENVYYVNGLKYSLLSVSQICDKGNKVEFVSKICTVTNLVTGEVVLMEKRYKNIYVADFESLQSGDLSCLSDVDNDAEL, encoded by the exons atggctgaagattcagaGCTCTGGGATGTTATCTGCGATGATCCCTTCATTCCTATGAAAACTATTGGAGAACCAGCAGTGACAGTTCCCAAGTCTAGGAAGGAATACAGCGATGCTGACCGCAAGTCTATAGAGAAGAACTTTCGAGCAAAGAAAATCCTCATTTGTGGCATTGGGCAAGATGAATACAATAGGATTTTGGCGTGTCAATCTGCCAAGGAGATTTGGGAAGCTCTCCAAACAGCACACGAAGGgacaactcaagtcaagcagtccaagattgatatgctaaccactgagtatgaactcttcaAGATGAAGGAcgatgagtccattcaggacataCACACTCGCTTCACCTCTATCATCAATGAGCTCCATTCCCTAGGAGAAATCATTCCAAGAAACAAACTTGACAGGAAAACACTCAGTGTATTACCTAGTTCCTGGGAAAGAAAAGTAAATGCTATCATGGGGGAAAATGATCTACAAAAGctaaccattgatgaactcattggtaatttgaaaacttatgaaatgaagaagaaaaaggatcatgagagaagagagcccaaaagggagaagaacctaGTCCTCAAGATAGACAACAATGAATCAAGTGATGAGGGTGctgatatggcttacttgacaaaGAGATTTCAGAATATGGTCCGCAGAATTGGAGGTATTCCAAAGAAGGGAAGCTCTAGCAAGCCAAGGGGATATTACTTATGTCATAAGTGTGGGAATCCAGTACATTTCATCAAGGATTGCCCTCTCCTCAAGCAAGACCAGTACAAGCACAACATAGATAAAATAaccaagaggaacccggttcctgacaAAAGATTTAAAAGAAAAGAAGCCGTTGATAATGTCGTGAAACAAGCTCctgctgcatggggagactctTCTATGATGGCAGTAAAAAGTGAAGGAGCTGATTATGATTCCATTTTTGCTTTGATGGCAAAATCTGACGATGATGacgataatgatgatgatgaggtaaactttctaggCGTTCAGAGAAATCTAAAGTCTTACTCTCAGAAAGAGCTCATATCCTTGGGAAATATTTTAATTGACGCTTATCACaatcttataaatgataaaaattccTTAACTATAGAGTTAGGAGAGGTAGAAAATGAGAGAGATGGTTTGGTAGTTATAGTGGCCGACCTAAAAGAAACCATTGAGAATCTAGTGAAAGAAAAAAGTGTTCTGATGAAAAAGGTTGAAAACATAGAGAATGAGAGAGATGACTTGTTAGTAATCATCATGGACCTAAAAGAAACAACAGAGAAATTAAAAAGGGGAAACAGTTCTGAGACTGTCCGAAAGGGgaaggaagttgcaagtgagatacacattaagcttgaaaatgaactaCAATCTGTGAAATCTAGTTTGTGTGCTGAACTTGAAAGAAACAGACAGCTTCAAGAAGATCTAGGCAGAGCTAAAAATGACCTCGaaaaatctctaaagtggaccTGGTTCTCTGATACAATTGCTGCCATGTATACAAGCAATGGTGGGAACATGCAGGGAGTCAGGTTCCAAAGGGAAAAGACTCCCTACAATccacatagcaagtatgttactgtcCCTGATACTGTCTTTGCACTCACTGTGGAAACACTAGtcactttaaagaaaact GGAGCAGTGAAAGGAAGCAGCCaaaaatggtacatggatagtggctgttCTAAGCACATGACTGGAAACATcgatgatttcctttcactcaaagccctgcaaggagggagtgtgtcctttgACAATGgaaaaaagggatacattctgggagtaggaagaattggaaagTCACTCACTCACTCAATTGAAAATGTGTACTATGTGAACGGCTTGAAATATAGCCTACTGAGTGTTTCCCAAATTTGCGACAAAGGAAATAAagtggaatttgtgtcaaaaatCTGCACAGTTACAAACCTTGTGACTGGTGAAGTGGTCCTGATGGAAAAAAGATACAAGAACAtttatgttgctgattttgagtcccTGCAAAGTGGGGATCTCAGTTGCCTGAGTGATGTTGATAATGATGCTGAACTATGA
- the LOC138905154 gene encoding uncharacterized protein — protein MELRQTISALECRLTEALSTIDAMKAKIELLEEHVNVGVTEANMENFLCHLENYFRHDKVKDDEAKINTIVLYLSDIAALWWRRKCVDMEKGLCKIETWEQFKKLKKQLYPVNVVYEARQKLRELRQTATIREYVREFTTLMLQISSLSKEDSLFYFMDGLQN, from the exons ATGGAGCTAAGGCAAACCATCTCTGCCTTGGAATGCAGACTCACGGAGGCCTTGAGTACTATCGATGCTATGAAGGCAAAGATAGAATTACTCGAGGAACATGTCAATGTTGGCGTAACCGAGGCAAACA TGGAGAATTTCCTTTGCcacttggagaactacttcaGGCACGACAAAGTGAAAGACGATGAGGCCAAGATCAACACTATTGTGTTGTACCTCTCAGATATTGCCGCGTTGTGGTGGCGTCGTAAGTGTGTTGACATGGAGAAGGGGCTATGCAAGATTGAGACGTGGGAGCAGTTTAAGAAATTGAAGAAGCAACTCTACCCTGTGAATGTGGTGTATGAGGCTAGGCAGAAGCTAAGGGAGCTCCGACAGACGGCCACAATTCGGGAGTATGTGCGCGAGTTCACTACCTTAATGCTGCAAATCTCGTCATTATCCAAGGAAGATTCACTATTCTACTTCATGGATGGGTTACAAAATTAG